In Nostoc edaphicum CCNP1411, the sequence GTCGTACTCAAGCAACATCATTAAATGGATGGTCACTTGAATTATTTCTATCTGAGCAATGGCCACAACTTCTACAGGAGTTAGATTTATCCAAGCCTCCTTATATATTTATTAGTGATAACGATGAGAGTCGCATTAAAAAAGGGTTTCCTAAGATTCTAGAATTAATTGAGAAAAGATATCATATTTTATCCAAAAGTAATGATGGTATTTGGTATATTTTAAATTGATAAGAGGATGTTTGAAATGTCTTCTTGTCGGTATCAAAAATTTTAGACCCCCCTAAATTATCGGATAAAAAGGAGACTTTGATTCTGGTTCCCCCCTTAAAAAGGCTACGGTGTACACACAAGTATTGAAAATTAGCTTCACAGCCTTTAGATCCCCCCAACCCCCCTTTTTAAGGGGGGCAAAAAATTCTCAAAGTTCCCCTTTTTAAGCGGGATTTAGGGGGATCTAAAAGTGCCTAAACTCACAGCGAAACACTTTTCAAATAACCTCTAAGACGTAGACGTAGGTTGGGTTACGCAAAGCCTCCACCCAACCTACAATTTTTTTGCAACTAGGACTCTGCGAGTTCCCGGTTTGATATTAAAATCAACTCTATCGCTTCCCGTAGACTTTCTCTAGCTTCTTCCAGAGTTCTTTCTTGGACATTTGCACTGGGTAACTCTTGGACGTAGCCGATAGACATCAAATGCTGACGTACACTAACATACCCAACTCACTAAACCGTCACACCTTCCAACTCCTCATCTGTTAACTCATATAATTGGCGCAACTTATCTAACTTATCAGTATCAGCTTCCCAGAAACCCCGCCCATGCGCCTCCAACATTCTCCCTAAAATATTGCGAAAAGCTTCCGGATTTGCCTTGCGTAATTTATCCGCCATTTCTGCATCTAACGCATAAGTATCAGCCGCTTGGTCATAAACCCAATCATCGGTAAAATCGGCAGTACCACCCCAACCAATTAACGCTGTCATCCGTTGGGAAATTTCAAATGCACCACCAGAACCTTGATTGGCCATCGCTTGCGCCCATTTGGGATTTACCAATTTGGTGCGATACTCCATTCGTAGCA encodes:
- a CDS encoding type II toxin-antitoxin system HicB family antitoxin — encoded protein: MSIGYVQELPSANVQERTLEEARESLREAIELILISNRELAES